Proteins from a genomic interval of Triplophysa dalaica isolate WHDGS20190420 chromosome 21, ASM1584641v1, whole genome shotgun sequence:
- the diras1a gene encoding GTP-binding protein Di-Ras1a, with translation MPEQSNDYRVVVFGAGGVGKSSLVLRFVKGTFRDTYIPTVEDTYRQVISCDKSVCTLEITDTTGSHQFPAMQRLSISKGHAFILVYSITSRQSLEELKPIYQQVLAIKSNVENIPIMLVGNKSDETQREVETKEGEAQASVWKCAFMETSAKTNTNVKELFQELLNLDKKRDMSLNMRSSKQRRADKLKAKCSVM, from the coding sequence ATGCCAGAGCAGAGTAACGATTACCGGGTGGTGGTGTTCGGAGCCGGGGGCGTGGGCAAAAGCTCCCTGGTTCTGCGCTTCGTAAAGGGCACTTTCAGGGACACCTACATCCCGACGGTGGAGGACACCTACCGGCAGGTGATCAGCTGCGACAAGAGCGTATGCACTCTGGAGATCACCGACACCACCGGCAGCCACCAGTTCCCTGCTATGCAGCGTCTGTCCATCTCCAAAGGCCACGCCTTCATCCTGGTCTACTCCATCACCAGCAGGCAGTCGCTGGAGGAGCTCAAGCCCATCTACCAGCAGGTGCTGGCCATCAAAAGCAATGTGGAGAACATCCCCATCATGCTAGTGGGCAACAAGAGCGACGAGACCCAGCGAGAGGTGGAGACCAAGGAGGGCGAAGCTCAGGCCAGCGTCTGGAAATGCGCGTTCATGGAGACGTCGGCCAAGACCAACACCAACGTCAAGGAGCTTTTTCAGGAGCTGCTGAACCTGGACAAGAAGCGCGACATGAGCCTGAACATGCGCTCCAGCAAGCAGAGACGTGCGGATAAGCTGAAGGCCAAGTGCAGTGTGATGTAG